One genomic window of Bactrocera dorsalis isolate Fly_Bdor chromosome 4, ASM2337382v1, whole genome shotgun sequence includes the following:
- the LOC105222949 gene encoding DNA-directed RNA polymerases I, II, and III subunit RPABC1, which yields MDDEAETYKLWRIRKTIMQLSHDRGYLVTQDELDQTLEQFKEMFGDKPSEKRPARSDLIVLVAHNDDPTDQMFVFFPDEPKIGIKTIKTYCTRMQEENIHRAIVVVQAGMTPSAKQSLVDMAPKYILEQFLESELLINITEHELVPEHVVMTPEEKQELLARYKLKENMLMRIQAGDPVARYFGLKRGQVVKIIRSSETAGRYISYRLVC from the coding sequence ATGGATGATGAAGCAGAGACTTACAAGCTTTGGCGCATTCGTAAAACTATAATGCAACTCAGCCACGACCGAGGATATCTGGTAACACAAGATGAATTGGATCAAACATTGGAGCAGTTTAAAGAAATGTTTGGTGATAAACCCAGCGAAAAGCGGCCAGCACGTTCCGACCTTATAGTTCTAGTGGCGCATAATGATGATCCAACTGATCAGATGTTTGTTTTTTTCCCAGATGAACCAAAAATTGGCATCAAAACTATCAAAACATATTGCACGAGAATGCAAGAGGAGAATATACATCGTGCGATCGTAGTAGTGCAAGCAGGCATGACACCGTCGGCCAAACAATCTTTGGTTGATATGGCGCCGAAGTATATTCTAGAACAATTTCTTGAATCGGAACTTCTAATCAACATAACAGAACATGAACTGGTTCCTGAACATGTTGTAATGACACCAGAAGAAAAGCAAGAGTTACTGGCACGTTATAAACTGAAAGAGAATATGTTAATGCGGATTCAAGCGGGAGATCCGGTTGCGCGTTACTTTGGTCTAAAACGAGGACAGGTGGTTAAAATTATACGTTCGTCGGAAACAGCCGGTCGTTATATATCTTACCGActtgtttgttaa
- the LOC125778382 gene encoding general odorant-binding protein 28a-like, producing the protein MAKLILFAALCILSAAVSKAAFNKEEAIKNFMTKAEECRGEVGAADSDIQNIVAKLPVVSKEGKCLHSCLMKKYGVMDSNGKFVKSVADQHAQDVTDGDADKLKTAREIIDACADIAVPDDHCEAAEVYGKCFVKQAIAHGFQKFDF; encoded by the exons ATGGCCAAACTCATCCTATTCGCCGCCTTATGTATTTTGAGTGCCGCTGTCTCCAAAGCTGCTTTCAACAAAGAAGAGGCTATAAAGAATTTTATGACTAAAGCGGAGGAGTGCCGTGGCGAAGTGGGTGCTGCTGACT CTGACATTCAGAACATAGTCGCAAAACTACCAGTGGTCAGTAAAGAAGGCAAATGCTTGCACTCCTGTTTgatgaaaaaatatggcgtg ATGGATAGTAATGGCAAGTTTGTCAAGTCGGTCGCCGATCAGCATGCACAGGACGTCACTGACGGTGATGCAGATAAATTGAAGACAGCTCGTGAAATTATCGACGCTTGCGCCGATATTGCTGTACCAGATGATCATTGCGAGGCAGCTGAAGTGTATGGCAAATGCTTTGTGAAACAAGCGATAGCTCacggttttcaaaaatttgactTTTGA